One segment of Erigeron canadensis isolate Cc75 chromosome 2, C_canadensis_v1, whole genome shotgun sequence DNA contains the following:
- the LOC122587591 gene encoding metalloendoproteinase 2-MMP-like yields MAFIAFLSFLLISLFSVLPIFGHHLNSSPFYFIKNLQDYEKGSIAPALHDLKLYLARFGYLNYKKFPYNMSPENYYFDEDLEAALKRYQNFYRLNPTGKLDKPTVSQMLLPRCGQRDIRYNQPNTNFLHTVSHYKLFPGFFRWPAGKTNLTYAFNLSFPNEYIPPVIRAFDTWALASSGYFTFTRVEEITGADLKIGLERGEHGDGQAFDGPYGIIAHAYAPTDGRFHYDADENWSVGPGPVPSTLDLETVALHEIGHLLGLDHSKDENAIMWSIIYDGSVKGLALDDILGLKALYGLMNGP; encoded by the coding sequence ATGGCTTTCATTGcttttttatcctttttgttAATCTCATTGTTTTCTGTTCTGCCAATTTTTGGTCATCATCTAAATTCATCACCTTTTTACTTCATCAAAAACCTTCAAGATTATGAAAAAGGTAGCATTGCACCAGCCCTCCATGACCTCAAATTATACCTAGCCCGATTCGGTTATCTAAATTACAAAAAGTTCCCTTACAACATGAGTCCCGAAAACTACTACTTTGATGAAGACCTTGAGGCTGCTCTCAAACGTTATCAAAACTTTTACCGTTTGAACCCAACGGGAAAACTAGATAAGCCCACGGTTTCACAAATGCTCTTGCCTCGTTGTGGACAGCGTGATATCAGATATAACCAACCTAACACAAATTTTTTACATACCGTGTCTCATTATAAACTCTTTCCTGGCTTTTTTAGATGGCCTGCGGGTAAAACCAACCTCACGTATGCATTCAACCTAAGCTTTCCAAATGAATATATACCTCCTGTCATTCGTGCTTTCGACACCTGGGCTTTGGCTTCTTCTGGATACTTCACATTTACTAGAGTTGAAGAAATCACGGGTGCAGATTTAAAGATCGGGCTTGAAAGAGGGGAGCATGGAGATGGGCAAGCTTTTGATGGGCCTTATGGTATAATAGCACATGCTTATGCGCCAACAGACGGAAGATTTCATTATGATGCAGATGAGAATTGGTCTGTTGGGCCTGGACCCGTTCCTTCAACACTTGATTTGGAGACAGTGGCTCTTCATGAAATAGGACATCTGCTTGGATTAGACCATAGCAAAGATGAAAATGCCATAATGTGGAGTATAATTTATGATGGGTCTGTAAAAGGATTGGCTTTAGATGATATTTTAGGGCTGAAGGCTTTGTATGGGCTTATGAATGGGCCTTAG
- the LOC122589182 gene encoding zinc finger AN1 domain-containing stress-associated protein 12 yields the protein MGGGTEAFPDLGQHCQLSDCKQLDFLPFKCDGCHKVFCVEHRSYKSHECTNSDHNSRKVLVCETCSMSIEIPRNSTGGEAEMNLLISKHEKSGDCDPKKKKKPTCGVRRCKEILTFSNTSTCKSCQSKFCLKHRFQSDHACKSTSTPAVAAAARAGGRIGPFLVALASRNGQDCTKKSNGSKLASKPSTSIKAY from the exons ATGGGAGGAGGAACAGAAGCTTTTCCTGATTTAGGCCAACACTGTCAGCTTTCTGATTGCAAACAACTTGATTTTCTTCCATTCAAGTGTGATGGTTGTCACAag gTTTTTTGTGTGGAACATAGATCATACAAGTCACACGAATGTACAAACTCGGACCATAACAGTAGAAAAGTACTCGTATGCGAAACTTGCTCAATGTCAATCGAGATTCCACGAAACAGCACAGGTGGAGAAGCCGAGATGAATTTACTTATATCGAAACACGAAAAATCTGGAGATTGTGAtccaaaaaagaagaagaaaccgACTTGTGGGGTTAGACGATGTAAAGAGATCCTTACCTTTTCAAATACAAGTACTTGCAAGTCTTGCCAAAGCAAGTTTTGTTTGAAACATAGGTTTCAATCGGATCATGCGTGTAAAAGTACTAGTACGCCGGCCGTGGCTGCTGCTGCTCGTGCCGGTGGTAGAATCGGGCCGTTTTTGGTTGCTTTGGCGTCGAGAAACGGGCAAGATTGTACAAAGAAGAGTAATGGGTCTAAATTGGCTTCTAAGCCTTCTACATCTATCAAAGCTTATTAA